Proteins found in one Candidatus Manganitrophaceae bacterium genomic segment:
- a CDS encoding cold-shock protein: protein MAKGRVKWFNASKGYGFITQEDGNDIFVHFTAIQGEGFKSLEEGQEVQFEVTTGAKGPQAANVVKL, encoded by the coding sequence ATGGCAAAAGGTCGTGTGAAGTGGTTCAATGCAAGCAAAGGTTATGGATTTATCACCCAGGAAGATGGAAACGACATCTTCGTGCACTTTACCGCCATCCAGGGAGAAGGATTTAAGTCTCTCGAGGAAGGGCAGGAAGTGCAGTTCGAGGTGACAACCGGCGCGAAGGGACCACAAGCGGCGAACGTGGTGAAGCTGTAA
- a CDS encoding CBS domain-containing protein, producing the protein MVPVKLVMTKKVLKVKPGTKVKKVAEMMESKGVGSVLIADEEGYAGIITDADIVRRVVAEGLDPETTPVEKVMTTPLLAIEADRSVVDANDIMDQERIRHLGVIEHGKIIGVISVRDLLRHVYGGWGFV; encoded by the coding sequence ATGGTGCCGGTCAAATTGGTGATGACGAAGAAAGTACTCAAGGTAAAACCTGGAACGAAGGTTAAAAAAGTGGCGGAGATGATGGAGAGCAAAGGGGTCGGGAGTGTGCTGATCGCCGATGAAGAAGGATATGCCGGAATTATCACCGACGCCGATATCGTTCGGCGGGTGGTGGCCGAAGGATTGGATCCGGAGACGACCCCGGTGGAGAAAGTAATGACGACCCCGCTTCTCGCCATCGAGGCCGATCGCTCAGTGGTCGATGCCAACGACATCATGGATCAGGAGCGGATCCGCCACCTCGGCGTCATCGAGCATGGAAAGATCATCGGCGTCATCTCAGTGAGAGACCTCCTCCGCCACGTCTATGGAGGATGGGGATTTGTGTAA
- a CDS encoding PKD domain-containing protein produces MSVFFILLWVTAARGATLFSDEFNRTGPNLGADWGVVAGSYSTNGTQAVSGSGGTSNWARVNASLGTNDYQVEAVITPPASSAYSGLVARGDAATFYSTLYALQIDAAAQKVNLYRRNAGSWTLLQGVAAPGGVAAGSPYKLKLEVTGSNPVALKVFFKDALLFSYSDSSANRVLSGPPGLENFNSGVAYDHFFVYSIDTTGNQPPQAKFSATPTSGTAPLKVAFDASTSTDPDGSITSYAWDFGDGTAGTDQIIDHTYTSAGSYTAALTVTDNDHAQASLSRVISVQSNGGQTILFQDNFNRVGSTLGTGWRLDAGSFSTDGANAVSGGTANWAAVTAPSSTSDYAVEATLTVPSGSLYSGIVARGNSKAINTDNYSLQISTAGTVNLYRRNGSVWTLLRSASAPGGIAVGTPYKIKLQVKGASPTELQVSFQDALLFAYTDSSASQLFSGLPGIENYDAGVKYNLLTVYGLSSNGNVKPTAKFSCTPTTGPAPLTVSCDASASSDPDGTIASYTWNFGDGTTGTGVTAGHTYSNSGNVTVTLVVTDNGGAQGTASTLITVTSSGGGGGTGSGWTLLHVPADLKGVHFVDQNIGWVVGLDMAIYKTTDGGKTWTKQTNIVWKGSAPAVLPWIFDVFFIDQNRGWATGWPELILQTTDGGKTWVEQHRNPISPKDNQPFNSTNFCQDFDADGNCVHVYGVYLRKIQFTPDGLTGFSVGRYRYIFKTTNGGQQWSLLPFDWKSPNFNPDPTCSNPDNPSGPPVHPHFTAYNPHLFSVVLLSATELFIVGGAAGTYDCPDWFNTIAHSADGGKTWDFKVDLDRKQRFFDVRFIGDVGWIVGGGGTILRTTDHGKNWTVMNPTRSIASTDLLGVAFPAPNQVWAVGQGGVTVHTPDGGSTWEKQDSKTTLRLERVWFIDALRGWAAGHLGAVTKTTSGGD; encoded by the coding sequence ATGTCGGTTTTTTTTATCCTACTTTGGGTCACGGCTGCCCGAGGGGCAACCCTCTTTTCGGATGAATTTAATCGGACCGGTCCAAACCTCGGCGCCGATTGGGGGGTGGTCGCCGGGAGCTATTCGACCAATGGGACGCAGGCGGTCTCGGGCTCGGGCGGAACGAGCAACTGGGCGCGGGTCAATGCATCGCTCGGCACCAACGATTACCAGGTGGAGGCGGTCATCACCCCTCCAGCCAGCAGCGCCTATTCGGGACTGGTCGCCCGCGGAGATGCCGCAACCTTCTACAGCACCCTCTACGCTCTGCAGATCGACGCGGCGGCTCAAAAAGTAAACCTTTATCGCCGCAACGCCGGAAGTTGGACGCTGCTCCAGGGGGTCGCCGCACCGGGAGGGGTGGCCGCAGGGAGCCCCTACAAATTAAAATTGGAAGTGACCGGATCGAACCCGGTCGCCCTGAAAGTTTTTTTCAAAGATGCGCTTCTCTTCAGCTACAGCGATTCTTCTGCGAATCGGGTCCTCTCCGGCCCTCCCGGCTTGGAGAACTTCAACAGCGGGGTGGCTTATGACCACTTTTTTGTCTATTCAATAGACACGACCGGCAACCAACCTCCCCAGGCGAAATTCTCCGCCACGCCGACCTCCGGCACGGCGCCGTTGAAGGTGGCTTTCGATGCGTCGACCTCCACCGACCCCGACGGGTCGATCACGAGCTATGCCTGGGATTTCGGCGATGGGACGGCGGGAACCGACCAGATCATCGATCATACCTATACGTCCGCGGGAAGCTATACCGCGGCGCTTACGGTGACCGACAACGACCATGCCCAGGCGAGCCTCTCGCGGGTCATTTCAGTTCAGTCGAACGGCGGCCAGACGATTCTTTTCCAAGACAATTTCAACCGGGTCGGGAGCACGCTCGGCACCGGATGGCGATTGGACGCCGGCAGCTTCAGCACCGACGGGGCCAACGCCGTCTCGGGAGGAACGGCGAATTGGGCGGCGGTCACCGCCCCTTCGTCGACCTCCGACTATGCGGTAGAGGCGACCTTGACCGTGCCGTCGGGAAGCCTCTACTCTGGGATTGTCGCCCGTGGAAACAGCAAAGCGATCAACACCGACAATTACTCTCTTCAGATCAGCACTGCCGGAACGGTCAACCTGTACCGGCGGAACGGCAGCGTTTGGACCTTGCTCAGGTCGGCCTCGGCGCCCGGCGGCATCGCGGTAGGAACGCCTTACAAGATCAAGCTGCAGGTCAAAGGGGCCAGTCCGACCGAGCTGCAGGTCTCATTCCAGGATGCCCTTCTCTTCGCCTATACCGACAGCAGCGCCAGCCAACTCTTCTCCGGGCTGCCCGGCATCGAAAATTACGACGCGGGGGTGAAATATAATCTGTTGACGGTTTATGGGCTTTCGAGCAACGGCAACGTGAAGCCGACCGCCAAGTTCAGCTGCACGCCGACGACCGGCCCTGCGCCGCTGACGGTCTCCTGCGACGCGTCGGCCTCCTCCGATCCGGACGGGACGATCGCCTCCTATACCTGGAACTTCGGCGACGGCACGACCGGAACCGGCGTCACGGCGGGACACACCTATTCCAATTCGGGAAACGTCACCGTCACCTTGGTGGTGACCGACAACGGCGGGGCGCAAGGGACAGCGAGCACCCTCATTACCGTGACCAGCTCGGGTGGCGGGGGAGGGACCGGCTCGGGATGGACCCTCCTCCATGTGCCGGCCGATCTGAAGGGGGTCCACTTCGTCGATCAGAACATCGGCTGGGTCGTCGGCCTCGACATGGCGATCTACAAAACGACCGATGGGGGAAAAACCTGGACCAAGCAGACGAACATTGTCTGGAAGGGGAGCGCTCCGGCCGTGCTTCCTTGGATCTTTGATGTCTTCTTCATCGATCAGAATCGGGGCTGGGCGACCGGCTGGCCCGAGTTGATCCTGCAGACGACCGACGGAGGGAAAACCTGGGTCGAACAACATCGAAACCCGATCTCCCCCAAAGACAACCAGCCGTTTAACAGCACCAACTTCTGCCAAGATTTTGATGCCGATGGAAATTGCGTTCATGTCTACGGGGTTTATCTCCGGAAGATCCAGTTCACCCCCGACGGCCTGACCGGCTTCTCGGTCGGCCGTTATCGTTACATTTTCAAAACAACCAACGGCGGCCAGCAATGGAGCTTGCTGCCGTTCGACTGGAAGAGTCCGAACTTTAATCCCGATCCGACCTGCTCCAACCCGGACAATCCGAGCGGGCCGCCGGTCCATCCCCATTTCACCGCCTATAATCCGCATCTCTTCAGCGTCGTCCTTCTTTCCGCCACCGAGCTCTTCATCGTCGGCGGGGCGGCCGGAACCTACGATTGTCCCGATTGGTTCAACACGATCGCCCACAGCGCCGACGGCGGCAAGACCTGGGACTTCAAGGTCGATTTGGATCGGAAGCAGCGCTTTTTCGACGTTCGCTTTATCGGAGATGTCGGCTGGATCGTCGGGGGCGGAGGGACGATTCTTCGGACCACCGACCATGGGAAGAACTGGACGGTGATGAACCCGACCCGGTCGATCGCCTCGACCGATCTCTTAGGGGTCGCCTTCCCCGCACCCAATCAGGTCTGGGCGGTCGGACAAGGGGGGGTGACGGTTCATACCCCCGATGGAGGGAGCACCTGGGAGAAGCAAGATAGTAAAACGACGCTCCGGTTGGAGCGGGTCTGGTTTATCGACGCGCTGCGCGGCTGGGCCGCCGGGCACCTCGGGGCGGTCACAAAGACGACCAGCGGGGGAGACTGA
- a CDS encoding carotenoid 1,2-hydratase, giving the protein MNKPIRILLLLLILWPPLPGAAERFERAQPGYRFSFPRDHGTHPNFKIEWWYFTGNLSSAGNEIGYELTFFRRGIDPPKGEENPSRWAVKDLYFAHFALTDGVGKRFFYTDKISREAIGKAGAQRDRLEVWIDRWRAVQETDGTIHLQAEAEGETDRPGWKIDLLLTPEKPPVIQGSDGISRKGGEPGQASHYISYTRLQTEGTVSIGGKGQAVAGLTWMDHEFSSSMLNKNQVGWDWFSIQLKEGGELMLYQIRTIDGKRDPFSSGTVVHPDGTSRHLTADAFTLTPARYWKSPANSTSYPVGWKIEVPSEGLSLTSDPILDAQELITSKSTRVAYWEGASRFSGTRQGRPVTGKGYVELTGYDQPFGQ; this is encoded by the coding sequence ATGAATAAGCCGATTCGGATTCTCTTGCTCCTTTTAATTCTCTGGCCGCCCCTCCCCGGCGCGGCGGAGCGGTTTGAGAGGGCGCAGCCGGGCTATCGCTTCTCCTTCCCGAGAGACCATGGCACCCACCCGAATTTCAAGATCGAATGGTGGTACTTCACCGGGAACCTGTCGTCGGCGGGAAACGAGATCGGCTATGAGCTGACCTTCTTCCGTCGTGGAATCGATCCTCCGAAAGGAGAGGAGAATCCCTCCCGCTGGGCCGTTAAAGATCTTTACTTCGCCCACTTCGCCCTCACCGACGGCGTCGGGAAACGGTTTTTCTATACCGACAAGATCAGCCGTGAAGCGATCGGCAAGGCTGGGGCGCAGCGAGACCGATTGGAGGTCTGGATCGATCGATGGCGCGCCGTTCAAGAAACAGACGGAACGATCCATCTTCAGGCGGAGGCGGAAGGAGAAACCGACCGACCGGGCTGGAAGATCGACCTTCTCCTGACCCCGGAGAAACCGCCCGTGATTCAGGGGAGCGATGGGATCAGCCGCAAAGGAGGCGAGCCGGGACAGGCATCGCACTATATTTCTTACACCCGGCTTCAGACAGAAGGGACCGTTTCGATCGGCGGAAAGGGGCAGGCGGTGGCGGGTCTCACCTGGATGGACCATGAGTTCAGCAGCAGCATGCTGAATAAAAATCAGGTCGGATGGGATTGGTTTTCGATTCAATTGAAGGAAGGGGGGGAGCTGATGCTTTACCAGATCCGGACGATCGACGGAAAGCGAGATCCCTTCTCGAGCGGAACGGTCGTCCACCCGGATGGAACCTCTCGGCACCTCACCGCCGACGCATTCACCCTTACCCCGGCCCGGTATTGGAAGAGCCCGGCGAACAGCACGAGCTATCCGGTCGGCTGGAAGATCGAGGTCCCCTCCGAGGGGCTCTCTCTCACCTCCGATCCGATCCTCGACGCGCAAGAGCTGATTACGTCGAAGAGCACGCGGGTCGCCTACTGGGAAGGGGCAAGCCGTTTCAGCGGGACACGCCAAGGCAGACCGGTCACCGGCAAAGGATATGTCGAGCTGACCGGCTATGACCAGCCGTTCGGCCAATAA
- a CDS encoding FtsX-like permease family protein — protein MGVLLRWISFRHLFRERRAWLTLIGVALGISVFISIRIANQSVLSTYRHSVNTVAGNTTLEVVGRAGPFDETIIAPIRETPGVRSVAPIVHAALPMTSPPSTQGEILFLMGVDLLQEGAFRQYEIGGGEPQKIFTALMEPDAVLLTEPFARRHRIEIGGTISVREGDRLLPFRVAGFLKGRGLSEAEGGNIGIVDIASAQWRLGKLGRLDRIDLITDAQTPLGPMIQRLSAQLGPAFSLRRPEQRSEQVEKMLFAFQLNLTALSAISLFVGIFLIYNTLLVSVVHRRKEIGILRSLGVTRLRIFSLFLLEGMLLGTIGGIGGVVLGSLLARAILRLVARTVSALYVPIPPSPFSLPPSVFWEGIGIGIVVAALSSLFPALQAGLLRPREAMEGIYASPQRPSVGRFLIAAAAFGGIAYLLSQVPLHWNLPFAGYLSAAFLLITFSMLVPPGLLLFSRLIGPLLGHLPPAWRLAQGHLEQAMRRNGPTIAAFMGALAMMISVVIMIESFRDTVVLWIDQTIKADIVGAPASLLSKGSEETLPNGLLSEVRQTEGVDAVDGYRSLQLLYREEPALLVGRDLAVHAARSRYLFRSGDSNAILQKATREGKMLVSEVFANRFGLREGEIVDLPSPEGKIPLEIAGIFYEYSTDGGKMVIDRSLLQRIWKDDRLNVIAIYLKNGFAPNAVRQQLVQHWGAERGLTFITQVNFKKEILRIFDQTFLVTYALEWIAVVVALLGITNTLFVSILERQREIGILRAIGASRRQVVQVVLIEAFYMGVIGNILSLFCGLFLSLLLIFVINKQSFGWTLLYHYPPSVILHSFLLATVTALLAGYFPARKAAQLEVTEAISYE, from the coding sequence ATGGGCGTTCTCCTCCGGTGGATCTCCTTCCGCCATCTCTTCCGGGAACGGCGCGCCTGGCTGACGTTAATCGGGGTCGCCCTCGGCATCTCGGTCTTCATTTCGATTCGAATCGCCAATCAGAGCGTCCTGAGCACCTATCGTCATTCGGTCAACACGGTTGCGGGGAACACCACCCTGGAGGTCGTCGGCCGCGCCGGTCCGTTTGACGAAACGATCATTGCGCCGATTCGGGAGACCCCCGGCGTCCGCTCGGTGGCGCCGATCGTCCACGCCGCCCTTCCGATGACCTCCCCCCCGTCGACCCAGGGGGAGATCCTCTTTTTGATGGGGGTCGATCTCCTTCAGGAAGGGGCCTTTCGCCAGTATGAGATCGGCGGGGGGGAGCCTCAAAAAATCTTCACGGCGTTGATGGAGCCCGACGCGGTCCTCCTGACCGAGCCGTTCGCACGGCGCCACCGGATCGAAATCGGCGGGACGATCTCGGTCCGCGAGGGAGATCGCCTCCTCCCCTTCCGCGTCGCCGGTTTTCTGAAAGGCCGGGGACTCTCCGAGGCGGAGGGGGGAAATATCGGAATCGTCGACATCGCCTCGGCGCAGTGGCGCCTCGGAAAGCTCGGCCGACTCGACCGGATCGATCTGATCACCGACGCGCAAACCCCGCTCGGCCCGATGATACAGCGCTTGTCGGCGCAGCTCGGACCGGCCTTCTCCCTCCGACGGCCCGAACAGCGGAGCGAGCAGGTGGAGAAGATGCTCTTCGCCTTTCAGCTCAATCTAACAGCCCTCTCCGCCATCTCCCTTTTCGTCGGGATCTTCCTGATCTACAATACCCTCCTCGTCTCGGTCGTTCACCGGCGGAAAGAGATCGGCATCCTTCGCTCGCTCGGGGTAACCCGGCTTCGGATCTTCTCGCTCTTTCTCCTCGAGGGGATGCTCCTCGGAACGATCGGCGGGATCGGCGGGGTGGTCCTCGGCTCCCTCCTGGCCCGAGCCATCTTGCGGCTGGTCGCCCGAACCGTCAGTGCCCTCTATGTTCCGATCCCCCCCTCCCCCTTCTCGCTTCCTCCGTCGGTCTTCTGGGAAGGGATCGGCATCGGTATTGTCGTCGCGGCGCTCTCCTCCCTCTTTCCGGCGCTGCAGGCGGGACTCCTCCGGCCGCGCGAGGCGATGGAGGGGATTTATGCCTCCCCGCAGCGTCCATCGGTCGGTCGATTTTTAATCGCCGCGGCGGCATTCGGCGGGATCGCCTATCTTCTCTCGCAAGTTCCGCTCCACTGGAACCTCCCCTTCGCCGGATATCTCTCCGCCGCGTTTCTATTGATCACCTTCTCCATGCTCGTCCCGCCCGGCTTGCTTCTCTTCTCCAGGCTGATCGGTCCGCTCTTAGGACACCTTCCCCCCGCCTGGCGGTTGGCGCAGGGACATCTGGAGCAGGCGATGCGGCGGAACGGGCCGACGATCGCCGCCTTCATGGGGGCATTGGCGATGATGATCAGCGTCGTGATCATGATCGAGAGCTTCCGAGACACCGTCGTCCTCTGGATCGATCAGACGATCAAAGCCGACATCGTCGGGGCGCCGGCCTCGCTTCTCTCGAAAGGGTCGGAGGAGACCCTGCCGAACGGCCTGCTCTCCGAGGTGCGTCAAACTGAGGGGGTCGATGCGGTCGACGGCTACCGGTCGCTGCAACTTCTCTATCGGGAAGAGCCGGCGCTGCTGGTCGGACGGGATCTCGCGGTCCACGCCGCCCGCAGCCGCTATCTCTTCCGGTCGGGCGATTCGAACGCGATCCTCCAAAAGGCGACCCGCGAAGGGAAGATGCTCGTCTCCGAGGTCTTTGCCAACCGGTTCGGACTGCGCGAGGGAGAGATCGTCGACCTTCCCTCGCCCGAAGGAAAAATCCCGCTGGAGATCGCCGGGATCTTTTACGAATACAGCACCGACGGCGGCAAAATGGTGATCGACCGCTCTCTCCTGCAGCGGATCTGGAAGGATGACCGGCTCAACGTAATCGCCATTTACTTGAAGAACGGATTCGCTCCCAATGCCGTTCGCCAACAGCTCGTTCAGCATTGGGGGGCGGAACGGGGCCTGACCTTCATCACGCAGGTGAACTTCAAGAAGGAGATCTTGCGGATCTTCGATCAGACCTTTCTCGTCACCTATGCGCTGGAGTGGATCGCCGTCGTGGTGGCGTTGCTCGGGATCACCAACACCCTTTTCGTCTCGATTCTGGAACGCCAGCGGGAAATCGGAATACTCCGGGCGATCGGCGCCTCCCGGCGGCAGGTGGTTCAGGTGGTGTTGATCGAAGCGTTCTACATGGGGGTGATCGGAAACATCCTCTCCCTTTTCTGCGGCCTCTTCCTCTCGCTCCTCCTGATCTTCGTGATCAACAAGCAGTCGTTCGGCTGGACCTTGCTCTATCATTATCCGCCGTCGGTGATTCTCCACTCTTTTCTTCTGGCGACGGTGACGGCGCTCCTCGCCGGCTACTTTCCGGCGCGCAAAGCGGCGCAACTCGAGGTGACCGAGGCGATCTCCTATGAATAA
- a CDS encoding ABC transporter ATP-binding protein, with amino-acid sequence MIDLKEISKTYLHPVHPVSALKGITLRIEKGSFSLLMGPSGCGKSTLLNLIGGLDQPTAGELLIGNRPTRHFTDADWTRLRRTEIGMIFQFFNLLPMLTALENVALPLLLRSDRPADAKERARAALVSVGLGERLDHKPSALSGGEMQRVAIARADVVSPQILLADEPTGNLDTKNGEEILKLLSSRARAGVTLLLATHSPQALPYADQIIYLKDGQVDRIDRIDQIGRVDRMERPR; translated from the coding sequence ATGATTGACCTGAAAGAGATTTCCAAGACCTATCTCCACCCGGTTCATCCGGTCTCCGCCCTCAAGGGAATTACCCTTCGGATCGAGAAAGGATCGTTCTCTCTTTTGATGGGCCCGAGCGGCTGCGGCAAATCGACCCTGCTCAATCTGATCGGCGGGCTCGACCAACCGACCGCCGGAGAGCTATTGATCGGAAACCGGCCGACGCGCCACTTCACCGATGCCGACTGGACCCGGCTCCGACGAACCGAGATCGGAATGATCTTTCAATTCTTCAACCTCCTCCCGATGCTCACCGCGCTGGAGAATGTCGCGCTGCCGCTGCTGCTGCGCAGCGACCGGCCTGCCGATGCAAAAGAGCGCGCCCGCGCCGCGCTGGTGTCGGTCGGACTGGGAGAACGGCTCGATCATAAACCGAGCGCCCTCTCCGGCGGCGAGATGCAGCGGGTCGCCATTGCCCGCGCCGATGTCGTCTCCCCGCAAATCTTGCTCGCCGACGAGCCGACCGGCAACCTCGACACAAAAAATGGGGAGGAGATCCTCAAGCTCCTCTCCTCCCGCGCACGCGCCGGGGTCACGCTTCTGCTGGCGACCCACAGCCCCCAGGCCCTTCCCTATGCCGACCAGATCATTTATCTCAAGGATGGTCAGGTCGACCGAATTGACCGAATCGATCAAATCGGCCGAGTCGATCGGATGGAGCGGCCCCGCTGA
- a CDS encoding trypsin-like peptidase domain-containing protein, with amino-acid sequence MLIFILTLAGGIWPLSDSEARGPQAPPVEKKKTSPQEGHAKEERLESIPDLFDRLSPTVVFVTATSIDSFHLSDRVTHVVGSGLIIDPSGLILTNAHVAYGRQSITVTLDDGTVLPAKLVGADPIFDLAVIQVSPPEGRLPAAAFGDSDRVRVGEEVVAIGNPMGLDQTMTRGIISGINRILPETTYSSQEPLLQTDTAINPGNSGGPLLNRKGEVIGITTAILQEAQNIGFAIPSNLAKRIIPSLVRDGRVIRPWIGFQGQFIEPPLLDLLKIPLVVGVLVEVIEPGSPAEQAGLQGGDLEFSIAERSFLMGGDIITKINGTSMTSEEKFIQALQEIKVGTTLHLNLFREGKQQEVSYLLPERPALSGDLATHRAMTLPSVKKGLPRLPVTRYEK; translated from the coding sequence GTGCTTATTTTCATTCTGACGCTGGCCGGCGGCATTTGGCCCCTTTCTGATAGTGAGGCACGGGGGCCGCAGGCGCCTCCCGTCGAAAAGAAGAAGACTTCTCCTCAAGAAGGTCATGCTAAAGAAGAGCGGTTGGAATCAATCCCAGACCTGTTCGACCGGCTCTCCCCGACGGTGGTTTTCGTCACCGCAACCTCGATCGACTCCTTTCATCTCTCCGATCGGGTCACCCATGTCGTCGGCTCCGGCTTGATTATCGATCCGTCGGGCCTGATCCTCACGAACGCCCATGTCGCCTACGGACGGCAATCGATCACCGTCACCCTCGACGATGGAACGGTTCTCCCCGCCAAGCTGGTCGGAGCCGATCCGATTTTCGATCTTGCCGTTATCCAGGTCTCCCCGCCGGAGGGACGGCTCCCGGCGGCCGCCTTCGGAGACTCCGACCGGGTTCGGGTCGGCGAAGAGGTGGTGGCGATCGGAAACCCGATGGGGCTCGATCAGACGATGACCCGCGGGATCATCTCCGGCATCAATCGAATCCTCCCGGAGACGACCTACTCCTCTCAGGAACCACTGCTTCAAACCGACACGGCGATCAATCCGGGCAACTCCGGCGGCCCGCTCTTGAATCGAAAGGGAGAGGTCATCGGGATCACCACCGCGATTCTGCAAGAGGCCCAAAACATCGGCTTCGCCATCCCCTCAAACCTGGCGAAGCGGATCATCCCCTCTCTCGTCAGAGACGGGCGGGTGATCCGTCCCTGGATCGGGTTCCAGGGCCAATTCATCGAGCCGCCCCTGCTCGATCTCCTCAAGATTCCCCTCGTCGTCGGCGTCCTGGTCGAGGTCATCGAGCCGGGCAGTCCCGCAGAGCAGGCCGGCCTGCAAGGAGGCGATCTGGAGTTCTCCATCGCCGAGCGGAGCTTTCTGATGGGAGGAGACATCATCACGAAAATCAACGGCACCTCGATGACCTCTGAAGAAAAGTTCATTCAGGCGCTTCAGGAGATCAAGGTCGGCACCACGCTGCACCTGAACCTCTTCCGGGAGGGAAAACAGCAGGAGGTGAGTTACCTCCTCCCAGAGCGGCCGGCCCTCTCCGGCGACCTTGCGACCCACCGCGCCATGACCCTCCCCTCCGTGAAAAAAGGGCTTCCCCGTCTTCCCGTCACCCGATACGAGAAATAG